The genomic segment CCTGGAGCGGCTCGGCTCCACCGTGCGGGTGCTGGTCGAGTCCATCGACGAGGAGACCGGTGAGGCGGTCGGCCGCGCCGACCACCAGGCGCCGGAAACGGACGGTTCGACCACGCTGACCTCCTGCGAGGGCCTGAAGCCGGGCATGATGGTAACCGCGAAGGTGATCGACACCGAGGGTGTCGACCTCATCGCGGAACCCCTCACCGGGGGCGACTGTTCTGTGGAGGAGGTGGGCAGATGACCGGAGTCCCCGTGCCGGCTGCGGCCACCCCGGACCACATGGGCGATCCCGTGGGCGGCCAGGCCGGGCTCTGGAACATCGCCAACCTGCTCACGATGATGCGGCTGGTGCTGGTTCCCGGCTTCGTCATGCTGCTGATCCACGACGGCGGCCACGACCCCGCCTGGCGTTCGTTCGCCTGGGCGGCGTTCGCCATCGCGATGATCACCGACCTCTTCGACGGGGAACTGGCCCGGCGGTACGGGCTGGTCACCGACTTCGGCAAGATCGCCGACCCCATCGCCGACAAGGCGATCATGGGCGCCGCGCTCGTCGGGCTGTCCGCGCTGGGCGACCTGCCGTGGTGGGTGACCGGAGTGATCCTCTTCCGGGAGATCGGCATCACGCTGATGCGCTTCTGGGTGATCCGGCACGGAGTGATCCCGGCCAGCCGCGGCGGCAAGCTCAAGACGCTGACGCAGGGCATCGCGGTCGGCATGTACATCCTGGCCCTCACCGGGCCGCTGGCGACGCTGCGGGCCTGGGCGATGGCCGCGGCCGTCGTGCTGACCGTCCTCACCGGGCTCGACTACATCCGGCAGGCCGTCGTGCTGCGCCGGGCCGGCCTGGCCGCGCAGCGCGAGCGCGCGGCCGCCCAGGGGAAGCCCGCCCAGGGGAAGCCCGCCCAGGGGAAGCCCGCCCAGGGGAAGCCCGCCCAGGCGAAGTCTCAGGCTCAACCCGACCTTCAGGCCGCGATGGACGCGGACCCGGAGCGCGAAACGGGCGCGGAGCGCGAACGGCGGACCTCCCCGCGGCGGCAGAGTCACCAGAACGGATGACAGCGGCCGAGGTGTTGCGACTGCTCGACGGCCGGGGGCTCACCCTGGCGGTCGCCGAGTCGCTGACCGGCGGTCTGCTGGCCGCGGAGCTGACGTCCGTCCCGGGAGCCTCCCGGACCTTCCGCGGCTCGGTGACGGCCTACGCGACGGAACTCAAGCACGTACTGCTCGGCGTGGACGCCGGACTGCTGGCCGCTCGAGGAGCGGTCGACCCTCAGGTGGCCCTCGAGATGGCCGAGGGCGTGCGGAGCAGACTGGAAGCCGACTGGGGCGTGGCTACCACCGGCGTCGCGGGACCGGAGCCGCAGGACGGGCGGCCGGTCGGCACGGTGTACGTGGCGGTGGCCGGTCCCGGCGGCTCGGCGGTCAGCCCGCTGCGGCTGGAGGGCGGCCGCTCCGAGATCCGTGCCGCCAGCGTGACCGCCGCACTCGCTCTGCTGGAGCGGTCCCTCACGACAGGGGTGCCGTCCCGCACAACAGGGGTGCCGTCCCTCACGGCCGGGGTGCGGGCGAAGGATAGGGAAGAAGACGGGGGGATGGGATGTTTGCAGCCCTGAGTGAACACGTCATCGCTCCCCGCACGGCCGGTGCCCGAGGCGGTACGGTGGGGCAAGAAGGATCCGGATTCGCGGTCCGAGGAGGGAGCCACCGATGATCCTGCTCCGTCGCCTGTTGGGTGACGTGCTGCGTCGGCAGCGCCAACGTCAGGGCCGCACTCTGCGTGAGGTCTCCTCTTCCGCCCGGGTGTCCCTGGGCTATCTGTCCGAAGTGGAGCGAGGGCAGAAGGAGGCATCCTCCGAGCTGCTCTCCGCGATCTGCGACGCCCTGGACGTCCCGATGTCCGAGGTGATGCGCGAGGTCAGCGATGATCTGTCGCTCGCGGAGCTGGCCCAGTCGGCGGCGTCCGAGACCTCCGCGGCGCCGATGCGACCACTGTTGGGTGCGGTGACCTCTGTCACATCCGTGACGACCGAGCGGGTCACCATCAAGGCGCCGAAGGCGCCCGCTGAGGCCGTTGACGTGGTCGCGGCCTGAGCCGCCCGTCACTCCAGAAGTTCTTGTACCGGGACCCCGGTCGGCACTGCCGACCGGGGTCCCGTGCTTTTGCACGGTGCGGCGGGACGAGGCAGGGTGGGCGATACGGATTTAACGGGGTTTAACGGACTATTCGTCAGTCCCGTCGCCAGTAGGAGGATTCGGCATGAGTGTCGTCAAGAGCCCGCTGTCCGAGAAGCAGCGCAAGATCGTCGGTGAGGCGCTGCAGGGCGCTCTGGTGGATCTCGTGGATCTGGCGCTGGTGTCCAAACAGGTCCACTGGACCGTGGTGGGCCCGCGCTTCCGCTCGGTCCATCTGCAGCTCGACGAGGTCGTCGACACCGCCAGGCTGCACGCCGACACGGTGGCGGAGCGGGCTTCCGCGATCGGCGTCACGGCGGACGGGCGGGCCGGCACGGTCTCGAAGACCAGCGGGATCGACACGGTCACCGACGGGTGGATCAAGGACACGCAGGCGGTGGGCATCCTCATCGCGGCCCTCGACTCGGTGATCGAGCGGATGCGGGAGCGCATCGGGACGACGGCGGACGCCGACCCGGTCACGCAGGCCATCATCATCGGGCTCACGGCGGACCTGGAGAAGTTCCACTGGATGTTCCAGGCCGAGAACGTGTAGCGGGAAGCGCCGGCGCCGCGCTCGGTGGGCGCCTGTGGCGCTCGGGGTGGCCTGGCGCTCCCGCGGTGCGGCTCGGCCGCTCCGGGCGCCCCGGACGCCTCCTGTGTCCCGCGTGCCCCGGGCTGCGCGGCCCACGTGCCTCGGAGGCGCTGGCCCCCGGGGTCCGGAGCGGTCTACGATAGGCGGCTCGTCACGTTGCGTCGATGTATCGTCGCAGGCAGTGGCGATGTGCTGCTCCCATCGGGTGAATGTCCGGGCGGGGGCGTCGGCAGAGGGCTAGCGATCTTGGGAACCGGGCATCGCACCCTGGTACGGAGGGCCTCCCGGGGCTCTCCGCCGCAACCTCGGGGTTCCGAAGGAGGCGGCCATGCGCGTGCTCCAGCTCCAGGTCATCCGGAGTCTGTGGTCCCGCAGGGCGGTCCGCTGGACCGTCGCGCTGGTCCTGGGCGTCCTGTGGTGGTGGGCCGCGCTGCGGCTCGCCGTGCAGCCCGACCGGACCGGGCCCCTCGAGAGTGCCGTGCTGGCGGGCGGCTGGGGGCTGGGCCTGATACCGGTGCACGCCGTACCGCGGCCCGCCGCCCGTGCCGGGCGCGGCCGCTACCAGGGCATGGCGACCCCGCCGTTCGGCCGGAGGATCTGGCCGGTGGTGAAGGCCGAGGCGTCGGAGGCGAGGAAGAGCACCGACCCCGCCACGTCCTCGGGGGTGCCGACCCGTCCCAGTGGTGCCATCCGCACGAGCGACGCCTCGGCGCGCGCCTGGGCGGTCTCGTCGAAGGATCCGTCGGACCCCGTGCCGTAGTGGGAGGTCATCGGGGTGCGGATGAATCCCGGGGCGATGGCGTTGGCGCGGATGCCGAGTGGACCGAGTTCGGTGGCCAGGGTCTTGGTGAGCTGCACGACGGCGGCCTTGGAGACGCTGTAGCAGAGCAGGCCGCGGGCGCCGGTGTCGATCGCGCCGGAGGCCATCGTGATGATGCTGCCGGACCGCTGGGCGGTCATGACGCGGGCCGCCTCCTGGGCGCTGTGCAGCACGCCCTTGAAGTTGACGCCGAGGACGCGGTCCAGATCGGCGTCGTCCGTCTCCAGGACGCTGCTGCTGTGCATGATCCCCGCGATGGCCGCCAGGACGTCGAGCCGCCCGTGGTCACGGACCGTCTCGGCGACGGTCTCGGCGATCTGGGCCCGGTCGGTGACGTCCAGCTGCCGGGCGCGGGCGGCGCCGCCGGCCTTCTCGATCAGTTCCGCGGTCTCCCGCACGCCGGGACCGTCGCGGTCCGCGCAGACGACGGTGGCGCCGGCTTCGGCCAGCAGAACGGCGGACGCGCGGCCGATCCCGCTCGCGGCGCCGGTGACCAGGGCGGTGCGTCCGGTGAGGTCGTACGCCTTCAGGGGCATGACGCGACGGTACGACCGGATCTGACGGTCCGTCAATTGGCGTGCGGGTGGGGGCCTCGCTGGCAGCGCGGACACCAGTAGGCGACGCGGGCCCGTTCCGGCGGTCCGTGCTGCCCGACGCGGACGGCGGTGCCGCAGCGCAGGCACGGCCGGTGCTCTCTGCCGTACACCCAGTGGGTGCGGCCGCGCCGCAGGTCCCCGGTGGTGATGTGGCCGGGGCGGGCCTTGTTCGCCTCCAGCAGTTTCTTGGCGAGCGCCACCAGCTTCTCCGGCCCGGCCTCGCCGACCGGCGTCCAGGGGGTGATGCCGCGCAGAAAACAGAGCTCCGACACGTAGACGTTGCCGACGCCCGCCAGATTGCGCTGGTCCAGGAGCGCCTCGCCGACCGGCCGGGCGGGTTCGGCGCCCAGCCGCGCGACGGCCTCGGCCGGATTCCAGTCCGGGCCCAGCAGGTCGGGGCCGAGATGGCCGACGACGCTGTCCTCCTCGGCGGTGGGCAGCAGCTCCAGCACCGGCAGCCGGTAGCCGACCGCCACCCGGGCGGGCGTCTCCAGTACGGCGCGGACCTGGTGGAGGGGGCCGCCGCGCCACCGGTCGCCCGGCGCGTACAGATGCCAGGAGCCGTCCATGCGCAGATGCGAGTGGAGCGTCAGACCGCCGTCGAACCGCGTCATCAGATGCTTGCCGCGCGCGACCACCCCGGTGACGCGACGGTCCGCGAGGTCGGTGGTGGCGAGCTGCGGCACGCGCAGGTCGGCACGGACGAGGGACCGGCCCGCCAGGGCCTCGTCGAGCCGGCGGGCGGTCAGCCAGACCGTGTCTCCTTCGGGCACCTCCCCATCATCCCCGCAGTCGCAGACCGCGCGGAGTGGCGTGGAAGCCCGCGGTCTCCAGGGCGCGGCCCAGCGGTGAGGTGAGGGCCGACTCCCCGTTGGTGCGCTCCACGGTGAGCCGGCCGAGCGCGCCCTCCCGGACCGCCAGCGCGAGGGCGTCCGCGGCGGCCCGCAGCCGCTCCTCCTCGTCGGGCCAGGCGAGCAGCGTCTTCCCGCCGCGTTCCACGTACAGGGCCAGCTCGCCGTCGACGAGGACCACCAGGGCGCCCGCCTTGCGGCCCGGCTTGTGGGTGACGCCGTCGGGCTGCGCCGGCCAGGGCAGGGCGGCGCCGTACGCGTTGGCGGGGTCGGCGGCGGCGAGGACGACGGCCCGCTGTCCGGTGCGGGCGCCTTCCTCGCGGTCGCGGGCGGTGTTGATGGCGCGCAGCCGGTCGACGGCGCCGTCCATCGCGAACTGTGCGGCGCCGAGCCCTTCGACCACGTATCCGCGCCGGGTCTGGCCGGTCTCCTCGAAGGCCGACAGCACCCGGTAGGCGGCGGAGAAGCCGCCCTCGACGCCTTCGGCGGCGACCGCCCCGCGGGTGACGACACCATGGCGGTCCAGCAGGGTGTGGACGAGGGCGTGGGCGCGCAGTGTCGGGTCGGACTCCGGGGGCGGGACGAGCGACCAGCGGCCCGCCGTCGTCGGGGGCCCGGTGCGGGACGCGGTCGCGCGCGGTGCCCGGCCGGTGAGGGAGCCGTAGCGCCCGCGGGGGACCGAACGCGGTGCGCGGTGCGCGGTGGATCCGGCGGTGCGCCCGGAACCGAGCAGGGCGCGCAGCGGGGCCAGGGTGTCGTTGGTCAGCCGCCCGGACCACGCCAGATCCCAGACGGCGTCCGCCAGCTCGGGGTCGGACGGGGCCTCGCCCGCGGCCCGCACCTGGTCGGCGATCTGCCGGAAGAACAGCCCGTAGCCGCCGGACAGGGCGCCGAGGACGGCCTGGTGCAGCGGGGAGAGCTCGAGCGGCTGGGGCTCCTTGAGCAGCAGCGGAGCGGTGTCGGCGAGATGGAGCGAGACCCAGCCGTCCTTGCCGGGCAGCGCGCCCGCACCGGACCACAGGACCTCACCGGAGGCGGTCAGCTCGTCCAGCATCGCCGGGGTGTAGCCGGAGACCCGGGACGGCAGTACGAGCTTCTCCAGCGCGGAGGCGGGCACCTCGGCGCCCTGCAGCTGCTCGACGGCCCGGACCAGCCCGTCGATTCCGCGCAGGCTGTGGGTGCCGACGTGCTGCCACTGGGGGAGGAACGTGGCCAGGGTGGCGGGCGGCACCGGTTCCACCTCGTGCCGCAGCGCGGCCAGCGAGCGGCGCCGCAGCCGGCGCAGCACCGCCGCGTCGCACCATTCGTGGCCGGCGCCGCCCGGCCGGAACTCGCCCTGGACGACGCGGCCGCCCGCGGCGAGCCGCTGCAGCAGACCGTCCACCACGGCCGTGCCGAGACCGAACCGCCGCGCCGCCTCGACGGAGGTGAACGGACCGTGGGTGCGGGCGAACCGGGCGAGCAGATCGCCGAGCGGGTCCTTGACCGGCTCGGTGAAGGCCTCGGGCACTCCGACGGGCAGTGCCGTACCCAGCGCGTCCCGCAGCCGCCCGGCGTCCTCGACCGCCGCCCAGTGCTCGCCGCCGGCGATCCGGACCCGGATCGCGCGGCGCGCCGATTCCAGATGCGCCGCCCAGTCCGGCTCGGCGCCGCGTGCCGCCAACTCGGCCTCGGTGAGCGGTCCGAGGAGCCGCAGCAGGTCGGCGACGCCTTCGGCGTCCTTGACCCGGCGGTCCTCCGTCAGCCACTGCAGCTCCTGCTCCAGCTCGGCCAGGACATCGCCGTCCAGCAGCTCGCGCAGCTCGGCCTGGCCCAGCAGCTCGGCCAGCAGCCGGGAGTCCAGCGACAGGGCTGCGGCGCGGCGCTCGGCGAGCGGCGAGTCCCCCTCGTAGAGGAACTGCGCGACGTAGCCGAAGAGGAGCGAGCGGGCGAAGGGGGAGGGCTCGGGCGTGGTGACCTCCACCAACCGCACCCGGCGCGCCTCGATGTCACCCATCAGCTCGACGAGACCCGGCACGTCGAAGACGTCCTGCAGGCACTCGCGGACCGCTTCGAGGACGATCGGGAAGGAGCCGAAGTCCGAGGCGACCTGGAGGAGCTGGGCGGCGCGCTGGCGCTGCTGCCACAGCGGGGTGCGCTTGCCGGGGGAGCGCCGGGGCAGCAGCAGGGCGCGGGCCGCGCACTCGCGGAAGCGGGAGGCGAACAGGGCGGAGCCGCCGACCTGGTCGGTGACCAGCTGCTCGACCTCGCCCTTGTCGAAGGCGACGTCCGCGGCGCCGACCGGCGACTGGTCGCTGTCGAGCTCCGTGCCCGCCCGGACCGGGTCGCTGCCTGTGCCTGTGCCTGTGCTTGTGCTTGTGTCGGTGCC from the Streptomyces sp. RKAG293 genome contains:
- a CDS encoding SDR family NAD(P)-dependent oxidoreductase, with translation MPLKAYDLTGRTALVTGAASGIGRASAVLLAEAGATVVCADRDGPGVRETAELIEKAGGAARARQLDVTDRAQIAETVAETVRDHGRLDVLAAIAGIMHSSSVLETDDADLDRVLGVNFKGVLHSAQEAARVMTAQRSGSIITMASGAIDTGARGLLCYSVSKAAVVQLTKTLATELGPLGIRANAIAPGFIRTPMTSHYGTGSDGSFDETAQARAEASLVRMAPLGRVGTPEDVAGSVLFLASDASAFTTGQILRPNGGVAMPW
- the pgsA gene encoding CDP-diacylglycerol--glycerol-3-phosphate 3-phosphatidyltransferase, which translates into the protein MTGVPVPAAATPDHMGDPVGGQAGLWNIANLLTMMRLVLVPGFVMLLIHDGGHDPAWRSFAWAAFAIAMITDLFDGELARRYGLVTDFGKIADPIADKAIMGAALVGLSALGDLPWWVTGVILFREIGITLMRFWVIRHGVIPASRGGKLKTLTQGIAVGMYILALTGPLATLRAWAMAAAVVLTVLTGLDYIRQAVVLRRAGLAAQRERAAAQGKPAQGKPAQGKPAQGKPAQAKSQAQPDLQAAMDADPERETGAERERRTSPRRQSHQNG
- a CDS encoding DNA-formamidopyrimidine glycosylase family protein, whose product is MPEGDTVWLTARRLDEALAGRSLVRADLRVPQLATTDLADRRVTGVVARGKHLMTRFDGGLTLHSHLRMDGSWHLYAPGDRWRGGPLHQVRAVLETPARVAVGYRLPVLELLPTAEEDSVVGHLGPDLLGPDWNPAEAVARLGAEPARPVGEALLDQRNLAGVGNVYVSELCFLRGITPWTPVGEAGPEKLVALAKKLLEANKARPGHITTGDLRRGRTHWVYGREHRPCLRCGTAVRVGQHGPPERARVAYWCPRCQRGPHPHAN
- a CDS encoding DEAD/DEAH box helicase; amino-acid sequence: MSRRSSQGKPEPEEDPAAALEAFSPATRAWFTGAFSAPTAAQAGAWRAIGEGSDVLVVAPTGSGKTLAAFLASLDRLASVPPPAETQRRCRVLYVSPLKALAVDVERNLRSPLTGLRQESVRLGLPEPEVRVGIRSGDTPAAERRTLVTRPPDILITTPESLFLMLTSAAREALRGVETVILDEVHAVAGTKRGAHLALSLERLDELLDRPARRIGLSATVRPVEEIARYLSPQRKVTIVQPASQKKFDLSVVVPVEDLGELGGSPVADHSGPAAGAEQRASIWPHVEERIADLVQAHRSTIVFANSRRLAERLCNRLNEIAYERATGEPLPDTSPPAEIMAQSGAAQGAPPLMARAHHGSVSKEQRALVEEDLKAGRLPAVVATSSLELGIDMGAVDLVIQVESPPSVASGLQRVGRAGHQVGAVSTGVVFPKYRGDLVQAAVVTERMRTGSIESLRVPANPLDVLAQQIVAMTALDTWDVDELLALVRRAAPFAALPHSAYTAVLDMLGGRYPSDAFAELRPRIVWDRVANTVAGRPGAQRLAVTSGGTIPDRGLFGVFLAGSDPKKGGGRVGELDEEMVYESRVGDVFTLGTTSWRIEDITRDRVLVSPAPGVPGRLPFWKGDQLGRPLELGRAVGAFVREVGRLGPEEARERLAAAGLDTWATDNVLAYLSEQRQACGHIPDDRTIVVERFRDELGDWRVVVHSPFGAQVHAPWALALGARLMERYGLDAQVMHADDGIVLRLPDADLMGLDLLDTDTSTGFGTDTSTSTGTGTGSDPVRAGTELDSDQSPVGAADVAFDKGEVEQLVTDQVGGSALFASRFRECAARALLLPRRSPGKRTPLWQQRQRAAQLLQVASDFGSFPIVLEAVRECLQDVFDVPGLVELMGDIEARRVRLVEVTTPEPSPFARSLLFGYVAQFLYEGDSPLAERRAAALSLDSRLLAELLGQAELRELLDGDVLAELEQELQWLTEDRRVKDAEGVADLLRLLGPLTEAELAARGAEPDWAAHLESARRAIRVRIAGGEHWAAVEDAGRLRDALGTALPVGVPEAFTEPVKDPLGDLLARFARTHGPFTSVEAARRFGLGTAVVDGLLQRLAAGGRVVQGEFRPGGAGHEWCDAAVLRRLRRRSLAALRHEVEPVPPATLATFLPQWQHVGTHSLRGIDGLVRAVEQLQGAEVPASALEKLVLPSRVSGYTPAMLDELTASGEVLWSGAGALPGKDGWVSLHLADTAPLLLKEPQPLELSPLHQAVLGALSGGYGLFFRQIADQVRAAGEAPSDPELADAVWDLAWSGRLTNDTLAPLRALLGSGRTAGSTAHRAPRSVPRGRYGSLTGRAPRATASRTGPPTTAGRWSLVPPPESDPTLRAHALVHTLLDRHGVVTRGAVAAEGVEGGFSAAYRVLSAFEETGQTRRGYVVEGLGAAQFAMDGAVDRLRAINTARDREEGARTGQRAVVLAAADPANAYGAALPWPAQPDGVTHKPGRKAGALVVLVDGELALYVERGGKTLLAWPDEEERLRAAADALALAVREGALGRLTVERTNGESALTSPLGRALETAGFHATPRGLRLRG
- a CDS encoding CinA family protein, which codes for MTAAEVLRLLDGRGLTLAVAESLTGGLLAAELTSVPGASRTFRGSVTAYATELKHVLLGVDAGLLAARGAVDPQVALEMAEGVRSRLEADWGVATTGVAGPEPQDGRPVGTVYVAVAGPGGSAVSPLRLEGGRSEIRAASVTAALALLERSLTTGVPSRTTGVPSLTAGVRAKDREEDGGMGCLQP
- a CDS encoding DNA starvation/stationary phase protection protein encodes the protein MSVVKSPLSEKQRKIVGEALQGALVDLVDLALVSKQVHWTVVGPRFRSVHLQLDEVVDTARLHADTVAERASAIGVTADGRAGTVSKTSGIDTVTDGWIKDTQAVGILIAALDSVIERMRERIGTTADADPVTQAIIIGLTADLEKFHWMFQAENV
- a CDS encoding helix-turn-helix transcriptional regulator yields the protein MILLRRLLGDVLRRQRQRQGRTLREVSSSARVSLGYLSEVERGQKEASSELLSAICDALDVPMSEVMREVSDDLSLAELAQSAASETSAAPMRPLLGAVTSVTSVTTERVTIKAPKAPAEAVDVVAA